In Balearica regulorum gibbericeps isolate bBalReg1 chromosome 14, bBalReg1.pri, whole genome shotgun sequence, one genomic interval encodes:
- the LOC142603842 gene encoding uncharacterized protein LOC142603842 has protein sequence MSLQCPAAVVGRQAQPWESLGTSRQLKAHDDCRASETGPAARDRQSWHASMLPVRAPPCVLSLGTGSCTLRANLPVPQSCKGEAGFQGLAPRARCSAAHHSSLKARQTVPGGVHRAGVLPSGASSRAEALQRHRVAGGSLQHLRWLWVPVAVPTLGRGSGLARSRLYGDNPTPTKAAPKAWSTTGLFSPLFPTKNWGQQTGEPGALHRVSAPVPSWVHQAEGGAGAGCRGSHQRCAICFSSGCWECRGCRGPAAGHSCDRWSVYHVSALLRMLAFSCERRYLGSAAPSVLSLSPPSPRILTLGTRWAAACPDPRVRIGGASLSQPLVLAHGKGWAQPCHPGNGSGLCLSSRSGG, from the coding sequence GCTCAGCCGTGGGAGTCGCTGGGGACATCGAGGCAGCTGAAGGCACATGATGACTGTAGAGCCTCAGAAACAGGGCCAGCGGCGAGagacaggcagagctggcatgCCAGCATGCTGCCAGTGCGGGCACCACCGTGTGTCCTTTCCCTGGGCACAGGCAGCTGCACTCTGCGGGCAAACCTGCCCGTTCCCCAGTCGTGCAAGGGGGAAGCTGGTTTCCAGGGGCTGGCTCCTAGGGCACGCTGCAGTGCTGCACATCACTCCTCGCTGAAAGCACGGCAGACCGTTCCCGGGGGTGtgcacagggctggggtgctgccCAGCGGGGCCAGCAGCAGGGCGGAGGCTCTGCAAAGGCATAGGGTGGCAGGAGGGTCCCTGCAGCACCTCCGCTGGCTCTGGGTCCCTGTGGCTGTTCCCACACTTGGCCGGGGCTCAGGGCTGGCCCGGTCACGGCTGTATGGAGATAACCCCACACCGACCAAGGCTGCTCCCAAGGCTTGGAGCACCACAGGGCTCTTTTCCCCACTCTTTCCTACCAAGAACTGGGGGCAACAGACGGGGGAGCCAGGCGCATTGCACAGGGTTTCTGCCCCGGTTCCCAGCTGGGTGCACCAGGCCGAGGGGGGGGCCGGTGCCGGATGCAGGGGCTCACACCAGAGATGCGCCATCTGCTTCTCATCAGGCTGCTGGGAGTGCCGCGGCTGCCGGGGCCCGGCAGCGGGACACAGTTGTGATAGATGGTCTGTTTATCACgtttcagctctgctcaggATGTTAGCATTCTCCTGCGAAAGACGTTATTTGGGCTCGGCTGCTCCCTctgtcctctctctctctcctccttctccccggATCCTCACCCTCGGGACCAGATGGGCTGCAGCCTGTCCGGACCCGAGGGTGAGGATCGGGGGGGCATCACTCTCTCAACCCCTGGTCCTTGCCCATGGGAAgggctgggctcagccctgccaccCTGGGAATGGATCTGGCCTATGTCTGAGCTCCAGGAGTGGAGGCTGA